Part of the Bacteriovorax stolpii genome, AGCAGTACTCGAACGCCCGAAGTGAGTAAAGAGCAAGGCCTGATCTTCTTTAGAGATCGGCTTACCTTCGTTATGAATGGCAATTTCAGCAAATCCATTTTCACATTTTAACGTAATGATGACATCACTATCGTATGAACCGTATTTAATTGCATTGCTTGCCAGGTTTTCAATCATGCGATGGATGGCCAGATTGTCCCAATGGCCAATAATCAAATCTTGTAAGCATTTAACTTGAAAACGCTTACCATGAAGCTTTTCCAGGTCATTGACAACATAAGAAACAATCAACTCAAGGTGGCACTCTTGAAGAGTGACATTAATCCCAGCTCCAACCTTTAAACGGTTGGCATCTAAAAGATCGCGAATCATGCGGTCTGCACGGTCTACGCTGGCAGCAATTCTATCCGCAGTTTCCACAATAACATCTTGTTTGTCTTTATTGAGCTTAATAATCTGTGAGCCGACTTTGGCAATCGCCATCGGCGTGCGAAGATCGTGAGTCAAGGCAGAGACAAATCTTTCGCGTAAATCTTTTTCTTCCTGTAGCTCTCTTAAACTATCTTCAAGCTTTTTTCTATTTAAGACTCGGGCAGTAACTTCTCTAGGTGTTGCAAGAATTCTATAAGGCTCCCCTTCTCCATAACTGATACGAGAAAAAGTTGTATCAAAATAGCGCTCTTCAACTGCTCCGGTTGTCTTATTTAAAATGCAGGCTAAACCTTCTTGTGAGAAAAAAGCTTCCCCTGTTTCATAAACTTTTTTTAAAATTTTTGGGAAAAGAGAATCTTGTAACTCCGGCACAGCGACTAGCAGTGGCTTGGTTAAAAGATCGCGCCCAGGGTAAATAGATTGATACTTTTCATTGAACATCTCATAAATCAACTCTGGCCCTTTGAACAGCACCATTGGTGTGTCACATCCATAAAACAATGCTTCGAACTTTTTTTGTTCGGCAATGATTTTCGGATCAGTTGGGTAAGGAGAAGATTCGGGCATAAGCATCCTAATATTGTTAGAGCATAATTTACTTACTGGCTTCTGTAAAATTTAGCTTGATGCCCGAACCATTAAATGAGGTTTCTATTATTTAGAAAAATAACAAAGAACTTTGATCTCAATAATCCCATTGGAATTAAAGATCATCTGGTCTTTGATGTCATTAGCGCTGTCGTAGTGCTCAAA contains:
- a CDS encoding sensor histidine kinase, translating into MPESSPYPTDPKIIAEQKKFEALFYGCDTPMVLFKGPELIYEMFNEKYQSIYPGRDLLTKPLLVAVPELQDSLFPKILKKVYETGEAFFSQEGLACILNKTTGAVEERYFDTTFSRISYGEGEPYRILATPREVTARVLNRKKLEDSLRELQEEKDLRERFVSALTHDLRTPMAIAKVGSQIIKLNKDKQDVIVETADRIAASVDRADRMIRDLLDANRLKVGAGINVTLQECHLELIVSYVVNDLEKLHGKRFQVKCLQDLIIGHWDNLAIHRMIENLASNAIKYGSYDSDVIITLKCENGFAEIAIHNEGKPISKEDQALLFTHFGRSSTALKSGQTGWGIGLALVKGLAEAHAGSVRVESSAETGTTFFVSLPLEPKKK